One Planctomycetia bacterium genomic window carries:
- a CDS encoding DEAD/DEAH box helicase, which produces MNQQEFLLLLQSRGLRSWQANFVVSFLETDSAAFHLLAAPPGTGKSYTSIAIAAELASRGARRMLVLPPASLCEEWRERLGSAQSELPVVFVTRQVFREMEAAVPIGESPLNVDGIYVIGQDLAKQSDLAASLSAANWDLVIVDEAHRLASPQRAALLDRVVAADVVRRLLLLTATPLPMLEPWLRPSPDQPARLPSPLVLTNWYGVLKDWDGSNVDRQRVEWSVVSYSRNSDEVKFLSGLLVLMPTLKSGGDGTSVLTQVLIRRRAGSSLFAVEQSLQRLRSNLEVRMRLDGKVEQVEQDLGPVCHIENSTVEGTAAIGDETSTAQTEPDSDIEEVAATTLLLPVEWADLPAAVAVVEQCLDVLDCVSADEKLNALKGLIQSIIESQIGSVPKICVFSMYADTVSYLHTAMEDVGLPLFKLTGGSSFTERQATVELFLREGGLILGTDGALSEGISLPQVAHVVHYDLPSNPLILAKRCGRFDRFGRTGPLTMYVLKDESGVLAFESRLIERVALNRDLDADVMDENSPTT; this is translated from the coding sequence ATGAACCAGCAAGAGTTTCTTCTGTTGCTACAAAGTCGTGGCCTGCGATCGTGGCAGGCCAACTTCGTCGTCTCGTTTCTTGAAACGGATTCGGCGGCCTTTCATCTGTTAGCGGCTCCGCCAGGAACTGGTAAGTCATACACCAGCATCGCGATCGCAGCAGAGTTGGCTTCGCGAGGAGCCAGGCGGATGCTGGTGTTACCGCCCGCTTCACTATGCGAAGAATGGCGTGAACGGCTTGGTAGCGCTCAGTCTGAACTGCCTGTGGTGTTTGTGACACGACAGGTCTTCCGGGAAATGGAAGCCGCGGTACCAATCGGCGAGTCTCCCTTGAACGTGGACGGCATCTATGTGATCGGCCAAGACTTAGCCAAGCAGAGCGATCTTGCGGCTAGTCTGTCTGCCGCCAACTGGGACCTCGTAATCGTCGACGAAGCACATCGTCTCGCATCTCCGCAGCGTGCCGCGCTTCTGGATCGGGTGGTGGCTGCGGATGTTGTCCGGCGACTCTTATTGCTTACGGCCACGCCGCTTCCAATGCTCGAACCGTGGCTTCGTCCGTCACCCGACCAGCCGGCACGCTTGCCGTCACCCCTCGTGCTCACGAATTGGTATGGCGTGCTGAAAGACTGGGATGGGTCCAACGTGGATCGCCAGCGAGTGGAGTGGAGCGTGGTATCTTACAGTCGCAATTCAGATGAGGTGAAGTTCCTGTCAGGTCTTCTCGTTCTGATGCCCACACTTAAATCGGGCGGCGACGGAACTTCGGTTCTGACGCAAGTCCTGATTCGTCGTCGGGCTGGCTCCAGCCTATTCGCCGTCGAACAATCCCTACAGCGACTTCGAAGCAATCTGGAAGTCAGAATGAGGCTGGACGGCAAGGTTGAACAAGTCGAACAGGATCTCGGCCCAGTCTGCCACATTGAAAACTCGACGGTAGAAGGAACCGCCGCCATTGGTGACGAAACCAGCACAGCTCAAACGGAGCCAGACTCCGACATCGAAGAAGTCGCGGCGACCACACTGTTGTTGCCGGTAGAGTGGGCCGACCTGCCGGCCGCGGTTGCGGTGGTTGAGCAGTGCTTAGATGTGCTGGATTGCGTGAGTGCCGACGAAAAACTGAATGCGTTGAAAGGATTGATCCAGTCGATCATCGAGTCGCAGATCGGTAGCGTCCCGAAAATCTGTGTCTTTTCAATGTATGCGGACACGGTGTCGTATTTGCATACTGCAATGGAGGATGTCGGTCTGCCTCTGTTTAAGTTGACGGGGGGAAGTTCTTTCACGGAAAGGCAAGCCACCGTCGAGCTGTTTTTGAGAGAAGGCGGGTTAATTCTAGGCACTGACGGCGCGCTCTCGGAGGGGATTTCGCTGCCGCAGGTCGCCCACGTCGTCCACTACGATTTGCCGTCGAATCCGTTGATCCTGGCAAAGCGATGCGGCCGATTTGATCGGTTTGGACGAACGGGGCCACTGACGATGTACGTGCTGAAGGATGAATCCGGAGTGCTGGCGTTCGAATCTCGCCTAATCGAACGGGTCGCTTTGAATCGAGACCTTGATGCTGACGTAATGGATGAAAACTCGCCAACTACGTGA
- a CDS encoding CBS domain-containing protein, translating into MSQNGHDPLSSDDIVRSVTGLFHRLNSVLPTDQTLISVLPETPVQQALALLGKHGFSQLPVIVGQQVLGLFSYRSFSRAVIKLSGDAKNQKFNPLEMFVEDCIDRPTYARVTDEFRAWFDAIDKQDALLVGDPHRLQGIVTAMDILRYLYSIASPFVLIAEIELSLRGLIRLAVDHDELVACAKNCLKHYPEGKLPTDLEHMTFNDYVQIIGDDRSWNHFQPIFMGDRVRTRTKLKRAGELRNDVFHFRREITVEDYEELSALRDWMLLKATAVEARTKGGVA; encoded by the coding sequence ATGAGCCAGAATGGACATGACCCATTATCGAGTGACGACATTGTCCGATCTGTCACCGGGCTGTTCCACCGCCTGAACAGTGTTCTTCCGACAGATCAAACACTTATTTCTGTGCTTCCCGAAACGCCCGTGCAGCAGGCCCTTGCTCTTCTCGGCAAACACGGTTTTTCTCAGTTGCCCGTGATCGTTGGCCAACAAGTACTCGGCCTGTTCTCGTATCGCTCGTTTTCGCGGGCTGTGATCAAGCTGAGTGGTGACGCGAAGAACCAAAAGTTTAACCCGCTTGAGATGTTTGTTGAAGATTGTATTGACCGCCCGACCTACGCGAGAGTCACGGATGAATTTCGGGCCTGGTTTGACGCGATCGACAAACAGGATGCGCTCCTTGTCGGTGATCCACATCGGCTTCAGGGGATTGTCACGGCGATGGACATCCTGCGATACCTCTACAGCATTGCAAGTCCGTTCGTACTGATTGCGGAAATTGAACTGTCGCTGCGCGGACTGATTCGCCTGGCGGTGGATCACGACGAGCTGGTCGCGTGTGCCAAGAACTGCTTGAAGCACTATCCCGAGGGCAAATTGCCGACGGACCTCGAACACATGACTTTTAACGATTACGTGCAGATCATTGGCGACGACCGTAGCTGGAACCACTTTCAGCCCATTTTTATGGGTGATCGAGTTCGCACGCGAACGAAACTCAAGAGGGCCGGTGAGCTGCGGAATGACGTATTCCATTTTCGTCGCGAGATCACGGTGGAAGACTACGAAGAGCTTTCTGCATTGCGAGACTGGATGCTGCTGAAAGCAACAGCCGTTGAAGCACGGACGAAGGGGGGTGTGGCATGA